A stretch of DNA from Mesorhizobium onobrychidis:
CGAGCGCTCCGGCGTCGTCGTCACGCTAACTGCAGTCCAGCCGTTGGGGCGCAGAACCCGACGAAACTCCGAAAGCGCTCCAAGCGGGTCTGAGAAGAACATGAGCCCAAGCTGACAGATCACCGCATCGAACCGACAATCCTCGTAAGGGAGCGCATGAGCGTCAAACGTTGCGAGGGTGATTGGTTGGTTCTTCAAATTGCGTCTAGCAGATTCGAGCATGGCCGGCGAGATATCGCCGCCAGTGACAGAGCCGGATGGGCCTACCATGATCGCTGCAGCTTGCGCTGCTGCTCCTGTACCCGTTGCGACGTCGAGCACCCGATGGGCCGGCGCAATTTGCGCTGCCTTCAGCAAGGATGGGATGAACGAGTTCGTTGCGCGGGCGAACAGCGCGTCATAGCCAATCGCAGCCGTCTTGTAGAATGGCTCATCCATGGGTCGCCCTATGCATGTTATTTACGTCGGTCACGGGGCTTCTCTTGTCACGCAGTAGCCGTCCAGCCTCGCATCGTAAACTATCCCTGCCAGCTCCGCACGACCGTCTTGCCTCGTCTGTGCGCTAGTCAGTGCGCCAAACGGAATACGGCGCTGGATCACGCCCGACCTTCGTCTTTGCGTTACGCGATTAATGCACGTTTCTGTCGTCCGCTATGCATCGTGCTGCCCCGAAATCGCCGACAGTCGCACTCATGACCGATTCATCATCAGCGATAGCCGTCTCCCCTGCTGTCTCGCCGCGTGACGAGCGTGTCGGGCTCCTGTTGATATTCCTGTCGGCGCTGATGTGGAGTTTCGGCGGCGCCATCGCCCGTTTCATCGACGCCGGGGACAGCTGGACGGTGGTGTTCTGGCGCTCGGTCTGGGCCGCCGCCTTCCTCATCTGCTTCATGATCTGGCGCGACGGCTGGCACGGCACGGTAAGGTTGTTCCGCGGCATGGGCCTGCCCGGCCTTGCCGTGGCGTTCTGCTTCGCCACCGCATCGACCTCGTTCGTCGTGGCGCTTGCCTACACCACCGTCGCCAATATCCTTTTGATGCAGGCAGGCGTGCCGCTCCTGGCGGCGCTGTTTGCCTGGGTGCTGTTTCGCGAACGGGTAGCCGTGGCGACCTGGGTGGCGATTGCAGCCGTCATTGCCGGCGTTGCCATCATGGTATCGGAATCGCTCGATGGCGCCGTGTCGCCCATCGGCGACGGCTTGGCGCTGCTCATCGCTGTGATGTTTTCGATTGCCACCGTCATCACGCGACGCTTTGCCCATGTGCGCATGACGCCGGCGACCTGCCTCGGCACGATGCTTGCCGCCGCATTCGCCGCGTCGCAGGCATCGCAATTCGGCGTTTCCAGCAGCGACAGGGGCTTCCTGTTTGCATTCGGCGTGGTCAATCTGGGTCTCGGCCTTGCCTTCTTCGCCACCGGCGCCCGGCTCGTTCCAGCGGCGGTCGCAGCACTGCTCGGCACGTTCGAGCCGATCCTCGGCCCGATCTGGGTCTGGCTCATCCATTCCGAGGTGCCGTCGGGACGCACCATCATTGGCGGCGCGGTGGTGGTCACGGCGCTGCTCGTCCATATCGGGCTCGAATTCAAGCGTCAGGCGCGGCCGGTGCGGCCGGGTGTCACCGGCATGCCGTCGCCTAATTGATTGCAGCGCACGCGCCAAAGCGAGATGAGCCATTGACAATGGCGCAGCCGCGCGGGCAGGCTGCAAATACGGCAACAACAAGACAGGCTCATCTTGCCAAGTCTCCCCTCCGGCCCGACCGAGACCGGACAACATCGTCGTATCCCTGCCCGCGCCGTGGCGAGAGCCTTTGACGGCGCCGGAATGCCACCTGGATCACGACATGGGAACGGGGGACTCGGCCGCTGCACATCGAACCACCAGGGTGTCGGCGGTTCGCGCTTGTCGCTTGTCGGAAAGCCCAATAATCTGAAGCAAACGCCCAGCCGCGCAGCCCCGCGACGAGCTGGCGATGGAACACTCATCAAAGGAGACACGCATGACCCGCAAAGCATTCTGGCTTTCGGCGACCTCGGCATTTCTGACGCTTTTCACCCTCGGCGCTCATGCCCAGGACCGCGTCGTCAATGTCTATAACTGGTCGGATTACATCGACAGCTCGATTATCGAGGATTTCACCAAGGAAACGGGCATCAAGGTCACCTACGACACCTTCGATTCCAACGAGCTCCTGGAGACGAAACTGCTTGCCGGCGGCAGCGGCTACGACGTCGTCGTGCCGACCGCCAATTTCCTCGCACGCCAGATCCAGGCAGGTGTGTTCCAGAAGCTCGACAAGTCGAAGCTGCCCAACATTTCCAACATGTGGGACGTCGTTTCGGAGCGCACAGCCAAGTACGATCCCGGCAACGAATATTCGATCAACTACATGTGGGGCACGGTCGGCCTCGGCTATAACATCAAGAAGGTGCAGGAAGCGCTCGGCACCGACAAGATCGATAGCTGGGACGTGTTCTTCAACCCGGAAAAGCTGGCCAAGCTGAAGGATTGCGGCGTCTATGTCCTCGACTCTCCGAGCGACATCCTCCCGAACGCCTTCAAATATCTGGGTATCGATCCCGAGACCACGTCGCTGGACGATTTCGCCAAGGCGGAAGAACTGATGCTGAAGATCAGGCCTTACATCCGCAAGTTCCACTCGTCGGAATACATCAACGCCCTGGCCAATGGCGATATCTGCCTGGCCGTCGGCTGGTCGGGCGACGTGTTCCAGGCGCGCGACCGTGCGACGGAGGCAAATCAGGGCGTCGAGATCGGCTATTCCGTGCCGAAGGAAGGTGCCGAAATGTGGTTCGACCAGATGGCGATCCCGGCCGACGCGCCGCATGTCGCCGAGGCGCATGAATTCCTGAACTACATGATGAAGCCTGAAGTGATCGCCAAGTCGAGCAACTACGTCTTCTACGCCAACGGCAATAAGGCATCGCAGCAGTTCATCAACAAGGAGATACTCGAGGATCCGGCGATCTACCCGGACGAGGCGACGCTGGCGAAGCTGTTCACCATCGCCCCCTACGATTCCAAGACCCAGCGCGTCGTCACCCGCACCTGGACCAAGATCGTCACCGGGCAGTAAGCGCAATCAACGACCCCGGCAGGTGCTGCCGGGGTCAAGTCCTTTTGGGGATAGAACGCAGGACGGAGTGAGATATGAAATCGCTTGGCAGCATCCGCAGGGATTTCGCGCCGTGGAACGATCCGAACGCCAAGCCATATATCCAGTTCGACAAAGTGACCAAGAAGTTCGGTGACTTCACTGCCGTCAACAATTTGTCGCTGACCATATTCGAGCGCGAGTTTTTTGCCCTGCTCGGAGCGTCGGGCTGTGGAAAATCGACGCTTTTGCGGATGCTCGCCGGCTTCGAGGAGCCGACCGCCGGCCGCATCCTGCTCGATGGCCAGGATCTGCGCGGCATCCCGCCGTACCGGCGGCCGGTCAACATGATGTTCCAGTCCTACGCCTTGTTCCCGCATATGACGGTCGAAAACAACATCGCTTTCGGCCTCAAGCAGGACGGCATGCCGAAGCCCGAGATCGCGGCACGCGTTGGAGAGATGCTGAAGCTGGTCAAGCTCGAGCAGTTCGCCAAGCGCAAGCCGCACCAATTGTCCGGCGGCCAGCGCCAGCGCGTCGCGCTTGCCCGCTCGGTCGCCAAGCGGCCGAAGGTGCTGCTGCTCGACGAGCCGTTGGGCGCGCTGGACAAGAAGCTGCGCGAGGAAACACAGTTCGAGCTGATGGACCTGCAGCAGTCACTCGGCCTCACCTTCGTCGTCGTCACCCACGACCAGGAAGAGGCGATGACCATGGCCGACCGTATCGCCATCATCGACAAGGGCGAGGTGATGCAGGTAGCGACGCCGGCGGAAGTCTACGAGGCGCCGGGCTCCCGCTTCGTCGCCGGCTTTGTCGGCAACGTCAACATGTTCGAAGGCAAGATTGCGCATGGCGAGGCCGGCGCGGCGAGCATCGACGCGGGTAACGGCATCACCATACGGGCCGAGAATGCCGGCGATGCGGCCACCGGCGCGGCCGTCGCCTTCGCCATCAGGCCGGAGAAGGTCAAGATATCCTCGATGAAGCCGGCCGGCGCCGTCAATGCGATCGAGGGCGAGGTCTACGATATCGCCTACCTCGGCGACATGACCGTCTATCACGTCAGGCTTGACGACGGCCACGTGGTGCGGGCGAGCACGATGAACGCGGCCCGCATCACCGAGGATCCGCTGAGCTGGAACGACCGTGCCTGGGTGTCGTTCAGGCCAGACGCCGGCGTCGTGCTGACGCGGTAGGGGCGGTCATGTCGAATGCCGCTGTCAGCGCTGCAACAAGCTCTCAGGCCGCCGATGCGGGCAAATCCGCCCTGGCCAGACTGGGAGAGGCCTTCGTTGGCCGTCTTGTCATCATCATCCCGTATCTCTGGCTGGTCTTCTTCTTCCTCATTCCGTTCGTCATCGTCTTCAAGATTTCGCTGTCGCAGACGGCGATCGCTATACCGCCCTACACGCCGGTACTTGGCTTCGGCGATGGCCTTTCCGGTTTTTTCGCCCAGCTGAAACAGCTCAGCATCGATAATTACACATGGCTGACGCAGGACGCGCTCTACGTCAACGCCTATGTGACGAGCGTCATCGTCGCCGCCATTTCGACGGTGCTGACATTGCTTGTCGGCTACCCGATCGCCTATGGCATGGCCCGCGCGCCGGCGATGCTGCGCCCGACCTTGCTGATGCTGGTGATCCTGCCATTCTGGACCTCGTTCCTGATCCGCGTCTACGCCTGGATCGGCATCCTCAAGCCCGAGGGGCTGCTCAACCAACTGCTGCTCGCCACCGGCGTCATCAGCCAGCCGGTGATCATCCTCAACACCTATACGGCGATCTTCATCGGCATCG
This window harbors:
- a CDS encoding class I SAM-dependent methyltransferase encodes the protein MDEPFYKTAAIGYDALFARATNSFIPSLLKAAQIAPAHRVLDVATGTGAAAQAAAIMVGPSGSVTGGDISPAMLESARRNLKNQPITLATFDAHALPYEDCRFDAVICQLGLMFFSDPLGALSEFRRVLRPNGWTAVSVTTTPERSLFARIGAVIARCAPEKAEKLNRFFSIPDATCLHSLLHRAGFQEIYVQLETRPIKFSSFDDYFSGITKGATLSGQEYVQLPPDMQVTVREEVWRGLASPSVGEPLTIEMDVLIGSGGR
- a CDS encoding DMT family transporter gives rise to the protein MTDSSSAIAVSPAVSPRDERVGLLLIFLSALMWSFGGAIARFIDAGDSWTVVFWRSVWAAAFLICFMIWRDGWHGTVRLFRGMGLPGLAVAFCFATASTSFVVALAYTTVANILLMQAGVPLLAALFAWVLFRERVAVATWVAIAAVIAGVAIMVSESLDGAVSPIGDGLALLIAVMFSIATVITRRFAHVRMTPATCLGTMLAAAFAASQASQFGVSSSDRGFLFAFGVVNLGLGLAFFATGARLVPAAVAALLGTFEPILGPIWVWLIHSEVPSGRTIIGGAVVVTALLVHIGLEFKRQARPVRPGVTGMPSPN
- a CDS encoding polyamine ABC transporter substrate-binding protein; this translates as MTRKAFWLSATSAFLTLFTLGAHAQDRVVNVYNWSDYIDSSIIEDFTKETGIKVTYDTFDSNELLETKLLAGGSGYDVVVPTANFLARQIQAGVFQKLDKSKLPNISNMWDVVSERTAKYDPGNEYSINYMWGTVGLGYNIKKVQEALGTDKIDSWDVFFNPEKLAKLKDCGVYVLDSPSDILPNAFKYLGIDPETTSLDDFAKAEELMLKIRPYIRKFHSSEYINALANGDICLAVGWSGDVFQARDRATEANQGVEIGYSVPKEGAEMWFDQMAIPADAPHVAEAHEFLNYMMKPEVIAKSSNYVFYANGNKASQQFINKEILEDPAIYPDEATLAKLFTIAPYDSKTQRVVTRTWTKIVTGQ
- a CDS encoding ABC transporter ATP-binding protein; translation: MKSLGSIRRDFAPWNDPNAKPYIQFDKVTKKFGDFTAVNNLSLTIFEREFFALLGASGCGKSTLLRMLAGFEEPTAGRILLDGQDLRGIPPYRRPVNMMFQSYALFPHMTVENNIAFGLKQDGMPKPEIAARVGEMLKLVKLEQFAKRKPHQLSGGQRQRVALARSVAKRPKVLLLDEPLGALDKKLREETQFELMDLQQSLGLTFVVVTHDQEEAMTMADRIAIIDKGEVMQVATPAEVYEAPGSRFVAGFVGNVNMFEGKIAHGEAGAASIDAGNGITIRAENAGDAATGAAVAFAIRPEKVKISSMKPAGAVNAIEGEVYDIAYLGDMTVYHVRLDDGHVVRASTMNAARITEDPLSWNDRAWVSFRPDAGVVLTR
- a CDS encoding ABC transporter permease subunit, producing MSNAAVSAATSSQAADAGKSALARLGEAFVGRLVIIIPYLWLVFFFLIPFVIVFKISLSQTAIAIPPYTPVLGFGDGLSGFFAQLKQLSIDNYTWLTQDALYVNAYVTSVIVAAISTVLTLLVGYPIAYGMARAPAMLRPTLLMLVILPFWTSFLIRVYAWIGILKPEGLLNQLLLATGVISQPVIILNTYTAIFIGIVYSYLPFMVLPLYSALEKMDYSLIEAAKDLGCPATSAFWKITFPLSLPGVIAGCLLVFIPAVGEFVIPDLLGGSQTLMIGKTLWNEFFANRDWPVSSAVAVILLLLLIVPIMLFQRAQARAQEQDK